A stretch of Vannielia litorea DNA encodes these proteins:
- a CDS encoding response regulator, which yields MSTQPIPFPAPTLATATAVSTRLRALVLDDDDIDHLRLQRICERAGLDLDITEAYTIAEMREKLDTPFDVAFIDYNLGMETGLDALKVLLGHEEQTQVIPIMLTSVTRRAIAVEAMRRGCADYLVKEELSVDNLRKSMVSAFERRMFYASIADARAFQARMRHMIQQFLTSCGPEMREILSNTLAHIRKVRAAEGGTSGDAHVTLLERGCKDLVVFLDDLMSIVEQSKLETARNIKLVNSTH from the coding sequence ATGTCAACTCAGCCAATCCCCTTTCCGGCGCCCACGCTCGCAACGGCGACGGCGGTCTCCACCCGCCTGCGCGCGCTGGTGCTCGACGATGACGATATCGACCATCTCCGCCTCCAGCGGATCTGCGAGCGCGCCGGCCTCGACCTCGACATCACCGAGGCCTACACCATCGCCGAAATGCGCGAGAAGCTCGACACGCCGTTCGATGTTGCCTTCATCGACTACAACCTCGGCATGGAAACCGGGCTCGACGCGCTGAAGGTGCTGCTCGGCCACGAGGAACAGACCCAGGTGATCCCGATCATGCTCACCTCCGTCACCCGCCGCGCCATCGCCGTGGAGGCCATGCGCCGCGGCTGCGCCGACTACCTGGTGAAGGAGGAGCTCTCGGTCGACAACCTGCGCAAGTCGATGGTCTCCGCCTTCGAGCGCCGCATGTTCTATGCCTCCATCGCCGATGCCCGCGCCTTCCAGGCCCGGATGCGGCACATGATCCAGCAGTTTCTCACCTCCTGCGGGCCGGAGATGCGCGAAATCCTCTCCAACACCCTCGCCCACATCCGCAAGGTGCGGGCCGCCGAGGGCGGCACCTCGGGCGATGCCCATGTGACCCTGCTCGAGCGCGGCTGCAAGGATCTCGTGGTGTTTCTCGATGACCTGATGTCCATCGTCGAGCAGAGCAAGCTGGAGACCGCGCGCAACATCAAGCTCGTGAACAGCACGCATTGA
- a CDS encoding sensor histidine kinase, translating to MTRNPQAESPSTKVLSRRLTLIAVGVVLTVSLLYGSYHVFTMRAAALQAREAALQQRASFYAGQISWVFREMQDQAATLARHPPVAGIIRASADPHAIDPADGSSLEQWKDRLAVIMANKMEVHPHFTNMRLITAADGWREFVRVDRGDGGPLRVAEEALQIKGAEPYLARLKASPSTLPYFSEITYNREHGKPDGGPVTIRFIQPIRGPAGGLFGALVFNADYELLLQTARPEVLRNQRVAVVNSAGDYLIFEPEGRTSRLHHNTDPGFRPLPEVEALGNRLGEHAFANLDEEMVYLSSVPIRNTLHFPVKLGVMTFGKRDALDGPIAGVVLRHALLTVVLVGFAGAITHLMAAEVGARFENLTHAVHQSHARLGWTLRNMADGLITISGEGRIEEINPAAEAMFGYAAEEVAGQPLTMLMFPDDADGHQGHVGRSQVGPQRTKMAGNREIYGRHKSGRRVPIEISVSRAELNGETKFIGMVRDITERHAAERRLSELVTQLRRSNEDLDQFAYVASHDLKAPLRVIQNASQWLAEDLDPHLTDDTRESLALLQGRARRMERLLNDLLEHSRIGRTNQPDEAVTGPDFVASLTDLLNIPAGMHFETEGFDRVTLPLMPLQVVLLNLVSNAIKHHDRPDGSVLLSLTERSEAWHFTVADDGPGIAPAFHERVFKIFQTLRPRDEVEGSGMGLAIVRKHVEVAGGRIELISDGTRGTVFHLTWPRRAGTAVEGLAA from the coding sequence ATGACCCGCAATCCCCAGGCAGAGAGCCCATCGACCAAGGTGCTGTCGCGCCGACTCACGCTGATCGCCGTGGGGGTCGTGCTGACGGTGAGCCTGCTCTACGGCTCCTACCACGTGTTCACCATGCGGGCCGCCGCCCTGCAGGCCAGGGAGGCCGCGCTCCAGCAGCGGGCCAGCTTCTATGCCGGGCAGATCTCCTGGGTGTTCCGCGAAATGCAGGATCAGGCCGCCACCCTGGCACGCCACCCCCCCGTGGCCGGGATCATCCGCGCCAGCGCCGACCCGCATGCGATCGACCCCGCCGACGGCTCGTCGCTCGAGCAGTGGAAGGACCGGCTGGCCGTGATCATGGCCAACAAGATGGAGGTGCATCCGCATTTCACCAACATGCGGCTTATCACCGCCGCGGACGGCTGGCGCGAGTTCGTCCGCGTCGACCGGGGCGACGGGGGCCCGTTGCGCGTGGCGGAAGAGGCGCTTCAGATCAAGGGCGCCGAGCCCTACCTGGCCCGGCTCAAGGCCAGCCCCTCCACCCTGCCCTATTTCTCCGAGATCACCTACAACCGCGAACATGGCAAACCCGATGGCGGACCAGTCACGATCCGCTTCATCCAGCCGATCCGCGGCCCCGCCGGAGGCCTGTTCGGCGCGCTCGTCTTCAACGCCGATTACGAGTTGCTGCTGCAGACCGCACGGCCCGAAGTGCTGCGCAACCAGCGGGTCGCGGTGGTCAACAGCGCGGGCGACTACCTGATCTTCGAGCCGGAAGGCAGGACATCGCGCTTGCACCACAACACCGACCCGGGCTTCCGGCCCCTGCCCGAGGTGGAGGCCCTGGGCAACAGGCTGGGAGAGCACGCATTTGCCAACCTCGACGAGGAGATGGTTTATCTGTCCTCCGTGCCGATCCGCAACACGCTGCACTTCCCGGTGAAACTGGGCGTGATGACCTTCGGCAAGCGCGACGCGCTCGATGGCCCCATTGCGGGCGTCGTGCTCCGCCACGCCCTGCTCACCGTCGTTCTCGTGGGCTTCGCCGGGGCGATCACCCACCTGATGGCCGCAGAGGTGGGAGCCCGCTTCGAAAATCTGACCCATGCGGTGCACCAAAGCCACGCCCGCCTCGGCTGGACCCTGCGCAACATGGCCGACGGGCTCATCACCATCTCCGGCGAGGGCCGGATCGAGGAGATCAACCCGGCCGCCGAGGCGATGTTTGGCTACGCGGCGGAGGAGGTGGCAGGCCAACCCCTGACCATGCTGATGTTTCCCGATGATGCCGATGGCCACCAGGGCCACGTGGGGCGATCGCAGGTCGGCCCGCAGCGCACCAAGATGGCCGGCAACCGCGAGATCTACGGACGCCACAAGTCGGGCCGCCGCGTGCCGATCGAGATCTCGGTCAGCCGCGCCGAGCTGAACGGCGAGACCAAGTTCATCGGGATGGTCCGCGACATCACCGAGCGCCATGCCGCCGAGCGCCGCCTTTCGGAGCTGGTCACCCAGCTGCGGCGCTCCAACGAGGATCTCGACCAGTTCGCCTATGTCGCCAGCCACGACCTGAAGGCACCGCTCCGGGTGATCCAGAACGCCTCGCAATGGCTGGCCGAGGATCTCGACCCGCACCTGACCGACGACACCCGCGAGAGCCTCGCCCTTCTCCAGGGTCGGGCCCGCCGGATGGAGCGCCTGCTGAACGACCTGCTCGAGCACTCCCGCATCGGCCGCACCAACCAGCCCGACGAGGCCGTGACCGGCCCGGATTTCGTTGCCAGCCTCACGGACCTGCTGAACATCCCCGCCGGCATGCATTTCGAGACCGAGGGGTTTGACAGGGTCACCCTGCCGCTGATGCCGCTCCAGGTGGTGCTGCTCAATCTTGTCTCCAACGCGATCAAGCACCACGACCGGCCCGACGGCAGCGTCTTGCTCTCGCTTACCGAACGGTCGGAGGCCTGGCACTTTACCGTTGCCGACGACGGCCCCGGCATTGCGCCCGCGTTCCACGAGCGGGTGTTCAAGATCTTCCAGACCCTGCGCCCGCGGGACGAGGTCGAGGGTTCGGGCATGGGCCTCGCCATCGTGCGCAAGCATGTCGAGGTCGCCGGCGGCCGCATCGAGCTCATCTCGGACGGCACGCGGGGCACCGTCTTCCACCTCACCTGGCCGCGCCGCGCGGGCACCGCCGTTGAAGGCCTGGCCGCATGA
- a CDS encoding response regulator — MNAHVPTPTAQNVLNIILIEDDDGDAKAVLRALSQSRIANPVHRMRDGIEALAFLRGEGATRPPEHYVVLLDINMPRMNGHEFMAELRNDPRLNRAVVFMLSTSRDETDIARAYDKNVAGYVLKGNAGMDFLRLINGVEHFWRIVVLPDMTQPGQPRGG, encoded by the coding sequence ATGAACGCCCATGTGCCGACCCCCACCGCGCAGAACGTGCTGAACATCATCCTCATCGAGGATGACGACGGCGATGCAAAGGCAGTGCTGCGGGCGCTGTCCCAGTCCCGCATCGCCAACCCGGTGCACCGGATGCGCGACGGCATCGAGGCGCTGGCCTTCCTGCGCGGCGAGGGCGCCACCCGGCCGCCCGAGCATTACGTTGTCCTGCTCGACATCAACATGCCCCGGATGAACGGCCACGAGTTCATGGCCGAGCTGCGCAACGACCCCCGGCTCAACCGCGCCGTGGTCTTCATGCTCTCCACCTCCCGGGACGAGACCGACATCGCCCGCGCCTACGACAAGAACGTCGCGGGCTACGTGCTCAAGGGCAACGCGGGCATGGATTTTCTGAGGCTGATCAACGGCGTCGAGCATTTCTGGCGCATCGTCGTCCTGCCCGACATGACCCAGCCCGGACAGCCGCGCGGAGGATGA
- a CDS encoding sensor histidine kinase yields the protein MALRVLVIDDDAGDRKLVRRLIGQRDGDTEVQEAASGAEATASDMPEPDMIFLDYLLPDGKGVEFIAPLAQRWPRAAICMMTGQGDEEIAKESIRRGAIDYLPKRNISAPALGRVIETGCKLARMRWQIDEQRDDLSVFSEVLVHDLKAPIRSMRFLVDKLNEDLAEGRDTDVQRDVQLIGKSADRLNDLVISLAGHVHFDRECVAEEITAAVLIEDASQSLLAEIERTGARICAQGDARLTCHAPQIVQLLQNLIGNAIKYAGANPPRVTIRCTEEAEAVQLSVADRGIGVPPEYRQTIFEPFKRLPVAAAIPGTGLGLATCRKIVERHGGRIWCDDSVTEGTIIHVRLPRRTQGLARSA from the coding sequence ATGGCGCTGCGTGTCCTGGTGATCGACGATGACGCGGGCGACCGCAAGCTGGTGCGCCGGCTGATCGGCCAGCGCGACGGCGATACCGAGGTGCAGGAGGCCGCCAGCGGGGCCGAGGCCACCGCCTCCGACATGCCCGAGCCCGACATGATCTTTCTCGATTACCTGCTGCCCGACGGAAAGGGCGTGGAGTTCATCGCGCCGCTGGCGCAGCGCTGGCCCCGGGCCGCCATCTGCATGATGACCGGCCAGGGCGACGAGGAGATCGCCAAGGAGAGCATCCGGCGCGGCGCGATCGACTACCTGCCAAAGCGCAACATCTCTGCCCCCGCGCTCGGCCGGGTGATCGAAACCGGCTGCAAGCTGGCGCGGATGCGCTGGCAGATCGACGAGCAGCGCGACGACCTCTCGGTGTTCTCCGAGGTGCTGGTGCACGACCTGAAGGCCCCGATCCGCTCCATGCGCTTTCTGGTCGACAAGCTGAACGAGGATCTCGCCGAGGGCCGCGACACCGATGTGCAGCGCGACGTGCAGCTGATCGGCAAATCCGCCGACCGGCTGAACGACCTGGTCATCAGCCTCGCCGGCCATGTGCACTTCGACCGCGAGTGCGTGGCCGAGGAGATCACCGCCGCCGTGCTGATCGAAGATGCCAGCCAGTCGCTGCTGGCCGAGATCGAGCGGACCGGGGCGCGCATCTGCGCGCAGGGCGACGCGCGGCTCACCTGCCACGCGCCGCAGATCGTGCAGCTGTTGCAGAACCTGATCGGCAACGCGATCAAATACGCCGGGGCCAACCCGCCCCGGGTGACCATCCGCTGCACCGAGGAGGCCGAGGCGGTGCAGCTTTCGGTCGCGGACAGGGGAATCGGCGTGCCGCCCGAGTACCGGCAAACCATCTTCGAGCCGTTCAAGCGCCTGCCCGTCGCGGCGGCGATCCCCGGCACCGGCCTAGGCCTCGCCACTTGCCGCAAGATCGTCGAGCGGCACGGCGGGCGCATCTGGTGCGATGACTCGGTGACCGAGGGCACGATCATCCATGTTCGCCTGCCGCGCCGGACGCAGGGCCTCGCCCGCTCCGCCTGA